Proteins found in one Lycium ferocissimum isolate CSIRO_LF1 chromosome 6, AGI_CSIRO_Lferr_CH_V1, whole genome shotgun sequence genomic segment:
- the LOC132060900 gene encoding protein RGF1 INDUCIBLE TRANSCRIPTION FACTOR 1 has translation MLIGGKIRVKKRADWIENLLNCKFFESCGYHREFRRNEKNMFCIDCNLCFCKHCVTSSSHCFHEWLQICKYVYHDVVRLHEIQKHLNCSEIQTYKINGEKAIHLNPRPQSKDSKTSKLKGNVTCEACGRHLQDLPSRYCSIACKVSIDANICRDRQKNFVSTQITKFDHSNENESCISLNESSEVIQTWCISTLKPKKNLHKRKGIPRRAPIC, from the exons ATG CTAATTGGTGGTAAAATTCGAGTGAAGAAGAGAGCAGATTGGATTGAAAATTTGCTGAATTGCAAGTTCTTTGAATCGTGTGGATATCACAGAGAATTCagaagaaatgagaagaacATGTTTTGTATTGATTGTAATCTTTGTTTCTGCAAGCACTGCGTAACTTCTTCGTCACACTGCTTTCATGAATGGCTTCAAATCTGCAAATATGTTTATCATGATGTTGTCAGACTCCACGAGATTCAGAAACATCTAAATTGTTCTGAAATTCAg ACTTACAAAATTAATGGTGAAAAAGCTATACATCTAAATCCACGACCTCAATCCAAAGATAGCAAAACTTCAAAGCTAAAGGGCAATGTAACTTGTGAAGCTTGTGGGAGACACCTCCAAGATTTGCCAAGTCGATATTGCTCCATCGCTTGCAAA GTATCGATAGATGCAAATATTTGCAGAGACCGTCAGAAGAACTTCGTCTCCACTCAAATTACGAAATTTGATCACTCAAATGAAAATGAATCCTGCATCTCTTTGAATGAGTCCTCAGAGGTAATTCAAACGTGGTGCATTTCAACTTTGAAACCAAAGAAGAATTTGCATAAGAGGAAAGGCATTCCTAGAAGAGCTCCTATATGTTAG